Proteins from a single region of Streptomyces sp. Tu 3180:
- a CDS encoding NfeD family protein yields the protein MDIDAWLWWLIGAAALGIGLVITAMPELGMLAVGAVAAAVVSGILGGGAVAQVAVFAVVSTALIAVVRPIANRHRAQRPQLATGVDALKGRQAVVLERVDGSGGRIKLAGEVWSARALDTDRAYEVGQEVDVVDIEGATAIVM from the coding sequence GTGGACATCGACGCATGGCTGTGGTGGCTGATCGGCGCGGCGGCGCTCGGCATCGGACTCGTGATCACCGCGATGCCCGAACTCGGCATGCTCGCGGTGGGCGCCGTCGCCGCGGCGGTGGTCTCCGGGATCCTCGGCGGCGGCGCCGTCGCCCAGGTCGCGGTCTTCGCCGTGGTCTCGACCGCCCTCATCGCCGTCGTACGGCCCATCGCGAACAGACATCGCGCGCAGCGGCCCCAACTCGCCACCGGGGTGGACGCCCTGAAGGGCAGACAGGCCGTCGTCCTGGAACGCGTCGACGGCTCCGGCGGCCGGATCAAGCTGGCCGGGGAGGTCTGGTCGGCACGCGCCCTCGACACCGACCGCGCCTACGAAGTGGGCCAGGAAGTGGACGTCGTGGACATCGAGGGAGCCACGGCCATCGTCATGTGA
- a CDS encoding SPFH domain-containing protein translates to MEPIIIVLIILVVLVFIALIKTIQVIPQASAAIVERFGRYTRTLNAGLNIVVPFIDTIRNRIDLREQVVPFPPQPVITQDNLVVNIDTVIYYQVTDARAATYEVASYIQAIEQLTVTTLRNIIGGMDLERTLTSREEINAALRGVLDEATGKWGIRVNRVELKAIEPPTSIQDSMEKQMRADRDKRAAILQAEGVRQSEILRAEGEKQSQILRAEGEAKAAALRAEGEAQAVRTVFEAIHAGDPDQKLLSYQYLQMLPKIAEGDANKLWIVPSEIGDALKGLSGAVGNFGAMGGGSGGNGASGGVPAQERREKPSID, encoded by the coding sequence ATGGAACCGATCATCATCGTCCTGATCATCCTGGTGGTGTTGGTCTTCATCGCCCTGATCAAGACGATCCAAGTCATCCCACAGGCCAGCGCCGCCATCGTCGAGCGCTTCGGCCGCTACACGCGGACACTGAACGCGGGCCTCAACATCGTCGTCCCGTTCATCGACACCATCCGCAACCGCATCGACCTGCGCGAACAGGTCGTCCCGTTCCCGCCGCAGCCGGTGATCACCCAGGACAACCTGGTCGTCAACATCGACACCGTCATCTACTACCAGGTGACCGACGCCCGGGCCGCCACCTACGAGGTCGCCAGCTACATCCAGGCGATCGAGCAGCTCACCGTCACCACGCTCCGCAACATCATCGGCGGCATGGACCTGGAGCGGACCCTGACCTCCCGCGAGGAGATCAACGCGGCCCTGCGCGGCGTCCTCGACGAGGCCACCGGCAAGTGGGGCATCCGCGTCAACCGCGTCGAGCTCAAGGCCATCGAACCGCCCACCTCCATCCAGGACTCGATGGAGAAGCAGATGCGCGCCGACCGCGACAAGCGCGCCGCCATCCTCCAGGCCGAAGGTGTCCGGCAGTCCGAGATCCTGCGCGCCGAGGGCGAGAAGCAGTCCCAGATCCTGCGCGCCGAGGGCGAGGCCAAGGCCGCGGCCCTGCGCGCCGAGGGCGAGGCCCAGGCCGTCCGCACGGTCTTCGAGGCGATCCACGCCGGCGACCCGGACCAGAAGCTGCTGTCCTACCAGTACCTCCAGATGCTCCCCAAGATCGCCGAGGGCGACGCCAACAAGCTCTGGATCGTCCCCAGCGAGATCGGCGACGCGCTCAAGGGCCTCTCCGGCGCCGTGGGCAACTTCGGCGCCATGGGCGGCGGTTCGGGCGGCAACGGGGCCTCCGGCGGCGTCCCGGCCCAGGAGCGCCGCGAGAAGCCGTCCATCGACTGA
- a CDS encoding chaplin, which yields MKNLKKAAAVTMMAGGLLAAGTGMASATEGAHADGTAVGSPGVLSGNVVQVPVDVPVNVSGNSVNVIGVLNPAFGNVAVND from the coding sequence GTGAAGAACCTGAAGAAGGCAGCGGCCGTGACGATGATGGCCGGCGGTCTGCTCGCCGCCGGCACGGGCATGGCCTCCGCCACCGAGGGCGCGCACGCCGACGGCACGGCCGTGGGCTCCCCGGGCGTCCTCTCCGGCAACGTCGTCCAGGTCCCGGTCGACGTCCCGGTCAACGTGTCCGGCAACAGCGTGAACGTCATCGGCGTGCTGAACCCGGCCTTCGGCAACGTGGCCGTCAACGACTGA
- a CDS encoding transglycosylase SLT domain-containing protein → MSHNFLTRGHSRALSRHHRIAAAGVAALGAAAIGFSAVPSNASTGTTSEAAAPAAKVAYSTEPIEVVEADITGPAAGTRLQVERIEARFEAKEQAAARAAAEKKAAAKKRAAARAAAEEKAEQARRAEQAASRAAERAEVKRAAPKTYGDNLDGWIRESLAIMKKHGIPGSYEGIHRNIMRESSGNPKAINLWDINARNGIPSKGLLQVIPPTFEAYHVPGTSKNIYDPVANITAACNYAADRYGTMDNVDSAY, encoded by the coding sequence ATGTCGCACAACTTCCTCACCCGTGGTCACAGTCGTGCCCTGAGCCGCCACCACAGGATCGCCGCCGCCGGCGTCGCCGCCCTCGGTGCCGCCGCCATCGGTTTCTCGGCGGTGCCGAGCAACGCGTCGACGGGCACCACGAGCGAGGCCGCCGCTCCCGCCGCGAAGGTCGCGTACAGCACCGAGCCGATCGAGGTCGTCGAGGCCGACATCACCGGCCCGGCGGCCGGCACCCGCCTGCAGGTCGAGAGGATCGAGGCGAGGTTCGAGGCGAAGGAGCAGGCCGCGGCGCGGGCCGCCGCCGAGAAGAAGGCCGCCGCGAAGAAGAGGGCCGCCGCACGGGCCGCCGCCGAGGAGAAGGCCGAGCAGGCCCGCCGGGCCGAGCAGGCCGCCAGCCGTGCCGCCGAGCGCGCCGAGGTGAAGAGGGCCGCTCCGAAGACCTACGGCGACAACCTGGACGGCTGGATCCGCGAGTCCCTGGCCATCATGAAGAAGCACGGCATCCCCGGCTCCTACGAGGGCATCCACCGCAACATCATGCGGGAGTCCTCGGGCAACCCGAAGGCCATCAACCTCTGGGACATCAACGCCCGCAACGGCATCCCGTCCAAGGGCCTGCTGCAGGTGATCCCGCCGACGTTCGAGGCGTACCACGTCCCGGGCACGTCGAAGAACATCTACGACCCGGTCGCCAACATCACCGCCGCCTGCAACTACGCGGCCGACCGGTACGGCACCATGGACAACGTCGACAGCGCGTACTGA
- a CDS encoding ABC transporter ATP-binding protein: MSDVLELQDVSVVREGRALVDQVSWSVKEGERWVILGPNGAGKTTLLNVASSYLYPSKGTATILGETLGTPGTDVFELRPRIGMAGIAMADKLPRRQTVLQTVLTAAYGMTAGWHEDYEDVDEQRARAFLDRLGMNEYLDRTFGTLSEGERKRTLIARALMTDPELLLLDEPAAGLDLGGREDLVRRLGRLARDPIAPSMIMVTHHVEEIAPGFTHVLMIRQGKVLAAGPLELELTSRNLSLCFGLPLVVEQVGDRWTAQGLPMS, from the coding sequence ATGAGCGATGTTCTGGAGCTTCAGGACGTATCCGTGGTCCGCGAGGGCCGGGCTCTGGTGGACCAGGTCTCCTGGTCGGTCAAGGAGGGCGAGCGGTGGGTCATCCTCGGCCCCAACGGCGCCGGCAAGACCACCCTCCTCAACGTCGCGTCCAGCTACCTCTACCCCAGCAAGGGAACCGCCACCATCCTCGGCGAGACCCTCGGCACGCCCGGCACCGACGTCTTCGAGCTGCGCCCCCGCATCGGCATGGCCGGCATCGCCATGGCCGACAAGCTCCCCAGGCGCCAGACCGTCCTGCAGACCGTGCTCACCGCCGCCTACGGCATGACCGCCGGCTGGCACGAGGACTACGAGGACGTCGACGAGCAGCGCGCCCGCGCCTTCCTCGACCGCCTCGGCATGAACGAGTACCTGGACCGCACGTTCGGCACCCTCTCCGAGGGCGAGCGCAAGCGCACCCTCATCGCCCGCGCCCTGATGACCGACCCCGAGCTGCTGCTCCTCGACGAGCCCGCCGCCGGCCTCGACCTCGGCGGCCGCGAGGACCTCGTGCGCAGGCTCGGCCGCCTCGCCCGCGACCCGATCGCCCCCTCCATGATCATGGTCACGCACCACGTCGAGGAGATCGCCCCGGGCTTCACCCACGTCCTGATGATCCGTCAGGGCAAGGTCCTCGCCGCCGGCCCGCTCGAGCTCGAACTCACCTCCCGCAACCTCTCCCTCTGCTTCGGCCTGCCGCTCGTCGTCGAACAGGTCGGCGACCGCTGGACCGCCCAGGGCCTCCCGATGTCCTGA
- a CDS encoding GAF domain-containing sensor histidine kinase, with the protein MSHGPRSGLAAVSSALLAMSRHLEVRDVLKTIVASARELLDAQYAALGVPDDHGGFAQFVVDGVSDEQWKAIGPLPRQHGILAAMLNEARPQRLADVRKDPRFEGWPSAHPDLADFLGLPVRDGDEVIGALFLANKLRPAGGHPPGPGPEGACGFTRDDEELLGILAQHAAIALTNARLYERSRELTIAEERSRLAHELHDAVSQKLFSLRLTAQAAARLVDRDPSRAKGELQQVAALAAEAADELRAAVVELRPAALDEDGLVATLRTQVQVLDRAHTARVTFAGHGVRALPAAQEEAVLRVAQEALHNALRHSGADHVDVTLDRRGNGAVLRVTDDGCGFDPRTVRRAGRHLGLVSMRDRASGVGGRMTVESAPGKGTTIEMEVPGG; encoded by the coding sequence ATGAGCCACGGCCCCCGGTCCGGCCTCGCCGCGGTGAGTTCCGCGCTGCTGGCCATGAGCAGGCACCTCGAGGTGCGCGACGTCCTCAAGACGATCGTCGCCTCGGCCCGCGAGCTGCTCGACGCGCAGTACGCCGCGCTCGGCGTGCCCGACGACCACGGCGGGTTCGCCCAGTTCGTGGTCGACGGCGTCAGCGACGAGCAGTGGAAGGCCATCGGCCCCCTCCCGCGCCAGCACGGCATCCTCGCCGCGATGCTGAACGAGGCCCGGCCCCAGCGCCTCGCCGACGTGCGCAAGGACCCCCGCTTCGAGGGCTGGCCGAGCGCCCACCCCGACCTGGCCGACTTCCTCGGCCTGCCCGTCCGCGACGGCGACGAGGTCATCGGCGCGCTGTTCCTGGCCAACAAGCTGCGCCCCGCGGGGGGACACCCGCCGGGCCCCGGCCCCGAGGGTGCCTGCGGCTTCACCCGGGACGACGAGGAACTGCTCGGGATCCTCGCGCAGCACGCCGCGATCGCCCTCACCAACGCCCGGCTCTACGAGCGCAGCCGCGAACTGACCATCGCCGAGGAACGCTCCCGCCTCGCCCACGAACTCCACGACGCGGTCAGCCAGAAGCTCTTCTCCCTCCGGCTGACCGCCCAGGCCGCCGCCCGCCTCGTGGACCGCGACCCCTCCCGCGCGAAGGGCGAACTCCAGCAGGTCGCCGCCCTGGCCGCCGAGGCCGCCGACGAACTGCGCGCGGCGGTCGTCGAGCTGCGCCCCGCGGCCCTCGACGAGGACGGCCTCGTCGCCACCCTCCGTACCCAGGTGCAGGTCCTCGACCGCGCGCACACCGCGCGCGTCACCTTCGCCGGTCACGGCGTGCGCGCCCTGCCCGCCGCCCAGGAGGAGGCCGTGCTGCGCGTCGCCCAGGAGGCGCTGCACAACGCCCTGCGGCACTCCGGGGCCGACCACGTCGACGTCACCCTGGACCGCCGCGGGAACGGAGCCGTCCTGCGGGTCACCGACGACGGCTGCGGTTTCGACCCGAGGACCGTCCGCCGCGCCGGGCGCCATCTGGGTCTGGTCTCCATGCGGGACCGGGCGAGCGGGGTCGGCGGAAGGATGACCGTGGAATCGGCGCCCGGCAAGGGCACCACGATCGAGATGGAGGTTCCCGGTGGCTGA
- a CDS encoding SDR family oxidoreductase encodes MPVAIITGASRGLGEALAHGLAARGWDLVVDARDAVPLAEAAGPLSAHGTRVTALPGDVTDAGHRAELVAAAGRLGGADLLVHNASALGAEPLVRLEELSLDGLRRALEVNLVAALGLVQEALPLLRASRAGTVIAVSSDAGAEAYATWGGYGASKAALDQLAAVLAVEEPGLRVWAVDPGDMATDLYTAAVPDDDGPRPEPASVVPAFLRLLDERPASGRYAAPVLLGAGR; translated from the coding sequence ATGCCGGTTGCGATCATCACGGGGGCTTCAAGGGGACTGGGGGAGGCGCTCGCCCACGGGCTGGCCGCGCGCGGCTGGGATCTGGTGGTCGACGCGCGGGACGCGGTTCCCCTCGCGGAGGCGGCCGGGCCGCTGTCGGCGCACGGCACACGCGTGACGGCCCTGCCCGGGGACGTCACGGACGCCGGGCACCGCGCGGAGCTGGTGGCGGCGGCGGGGCGGCTGGGCGGGGCCGACCTGCTGGTGCACAACGCGAGCGCGCTGGGCGCCGAGCCGCTGGTGCGCCTGGAGGAGCTGTCCCTGGACGGGTTGCGGCGGGCGCTGGAGGTGAACCTGGTGGCGGCGCTGGGCCTGGTGCAGGAGGCGCTTCCGCTGCTGCGGGCCTCGCGGGCGGGCACGGTGATCGCGGTGAGTTCGGACGCCGGCGCCGAGGCCTACGCGACCTGGGGCGGGTACGGGGCGTCCAAGGCGGCCCTGGACCAGCTGGCGGCGGTGCTGGCCGTGGAGGAGCCGGGGCTGCGGGTGTGGGCGGTCGATCCCGGGGACATGGCGACGGACCTGTACACGGCGGCCGTACCGGACGACGACGGTCCGCGGCCGGAGCCGGCCAGTGTGGTGCCGGCCTTCCTGCGGCTGCTGGACGAGCGGCCGGCGAGCGGTCGCTACGCGGCTCCGGTGCTGCTGGGGGCGGGGCGGTGA
- a CDS encoding S-adenosylmethionine:tRNA ribosyltransferase-isomerase, whose translation MTLTVRVPEELSARVPAEQRGPGLDRDSVRLLVSRGTRVSHHAFAELPRLLRAGDLLVVNTSPTLAAAVDGWIGHARVVVHFSTRGDDGRWAVELRDPDGRGTTRARGTGGPAGTEVRLACGARLVLEAPLSARGERLWWARVTRDVLGVLREHGRPVRYAYTERDQPLSAYQTVFALPSPDGAGSAEMPSAGRPFTTRTVAELVSRGVLFAPVALHAGVASAEAHEPPYPERFVVPGTSARLIGAVRAAGGRVIAVGTTAVRAVESAAGPDGVVRARAGWTDLVVTPERGVRVVDGLLTGLHEPEASHLRMLEAVAGRAAVDRGYEEALRGRYLWHEFGDVHLVLPEESPHA comes from the coding sequence GTGACCCTGACCGTCCGGGTGCCGGAGGAGTTGTCGGCGCGGGTGCCGGCCGAACAGCGCGGGCCCGGGCTCGACCGGGACTCGGTGCGGCTGCTGGTGTCCCGCGGCACGCGGGTGTCGCACCACGCCTTCGCGGAGCTGCCGCGGCTGCTGCGGGCCGGGGACCTGCTGGTGGTGAACACCTCGCCCACGCTGGCGGCGGCCGTCGACGGGTGGATCGGGCACGCGCGCGTGGTGGTGCACTTCTCCACGCGCGGTGACGACGGCCGGTGGGCGGTCGAGCTGCGGGATCCCGACGGACGCGGCACCACGCGCGCGCGGGGGACGGGCGGGCCCGCGGGCACGGAGGTGCGCCTGGCCTGCGGCGCGCGGCTGGTCCTGGAGGCGCCGCTGAGCGCGCGGGGGGAGCGGCTGTGGTGGGCGCGCGTGACGCGGGACGTCCTCGGGGTGCTGCGGGAGCACGGGCGGCCCGTCCGGTACGCCTACACGGAGCGGGACCAGCCGTTGTCGGCGTACCAGACGGTGTTCGCGCTGCCGTCGCCGGACGGCGCGGGCAGTGCGGAGATGCCGAGCGCGGGGCGTCCGTTCACGACGCGGACGGTGGCGGAGCTGGTGAGCCGCGGGGTGCTGTTCGCGCCGGTCGCGCTGCACGCCGGGGTCGCGTCGGCGGAGGCGCACGAGCCGCCGTACCCGGAGCGGTTCGTGGTGCCCGGGACGTCGGCCCGGCTGATCGGCGCGGTGCGGGCGGCCGGCGGCCGGGTGATCGCGGTGGGGACGACGGCCGTGCGGGCGGTGGAGTCGGCGGCCGGGCCGGACGGGGTGGTGCGGGCCCGCGCGGGGTGGACCGATCTGGTGGTGACGCCGGAGCGCGGGGTGCGGGTGGTGGACGGGTTGCTGACCGGGCTGCACGAGCCGGAGGCCTCGCACCTGAGGATGCTGGAGGCGGTCGCGGGACGGGCCGCGGTCGACCGCGGTTACGAGGAGGCGCTGCGCGGGCGCTACCTGTGGCACGAGTTCGGGGACGTCCACCTCGTACTGCCGGAGGAGAGCCCTCACGCGTAG
- a CDS encoding response regulator transcription factor: MADAIRVLLVDDHQVVRRGLRTFLEVQDDIEVVGEAADGAGGVALAQELQPDVILMDVKMPGMDGVDALRRLRELDHPARVLVVTSFTERRTVVPALRAGAAGYVYKDVDPDALAGAIRSVHAGHVLLQAEVAGALLSQEEGGTGQGRAGSLTEREREVLGLIADGRSNREIARALVLSEKTVKTHVSNILMKLDLADRTQAALWAVRHGLSG; this comes from the coding sequence GTGGCTGACGCGATCAGGGTGCTGCTGGTCGACGACCACCAGGTGGTACGCCGGGGCCTGCGCACCTTCCTCGAGGTGCAGGACGACATCGAGGTCGTCGGCGAGGCCGCGGACGGGGCCGGGGGCGTGGCCCTCGCCCAGGAGCTGCAGCCCGACGTGATCCTGATGGACGTCAAGATGCCCGGCATGGACGGGGTGGACGCGCTGCGCCGGCTCCGGGAACTGGACCACCCCGCGCGCGTGCTGGTCGTGACCAGCTTCACCGAGCGGCGCACGGTGGTCCCGGCCCTGCGCGCGGGCGCCGCCGGATACGTGTACAAGGACGTCGACCCCGACGCGCTCGCCGGAGCCATCCGCTCCGTGCACGCCGGCCACGTGCTCCTCCAGGCCGAGGTGGCCGGCGCCCTGCTGTCCCAGGAGGAGGGCGGCACGGGCCAGGGACGCGCCGGCTCGCTCACCGAACGGGAGCGCGAGGTGCTCGGCCTGATAGCGGACGGGCGCTCCAACCGGGAGATCGCCCGTGCCCTGGTGCTGTCCGAGAAGACCGTGAAGACGCACGTCTCGAACATCCTGATGAAACTCGACCTGGCGGACCGCACCCAGGCCGCCCTCTGGGCCGTGCGCCACGGACTGAGCGGCTGA